One window of the Pseudomonadota bacterium genome contains the following:
- the ribF gene encoding bifunctional riboflavin kinase/FAD synthetase, with amino-acid sequence MEFFRGLHSLPPDSKPGPGPCVATIGNFDGVHRGHQQLIGELKKEGERRKLPVAVVIFEPTPQEFFATERSPARLTRFGEKYHLLEEAGVDKLVCLKFGSELSAMSPREFVQRLLVAGMQLRHLAIGDDFRFGKDRAGDFSFLAQAGEQAGFTVSRTDSFVLDAARVSSSGIRQALKQGDLAQAERWLGRPYGMKGRVIEGEKLGRRLGFPTANIHPRRTVCPVHGIYAVRVNGAGLERWPGVASIGSRPTVTDGEEIVLEVHLFDFSGNLYGASLEVLLLHKLREEKHFASVEALTEAMKNDADQARQLLAMD; translated from the coding sequence ATGGAGTTTTTTCGCGGTCTGCACAGCCTGCCGCCCGACTCGAAGCCGGGGCCGGGGCCTTGTGTTGCGACCATCGGCAATTTTGACGGCGTGCATCGTGGTCATCAGCAGCTGATCGGCGAACTGAAAAAGGAAGGGGAACGGAGAAAGCTGCCGGTAGCGGTGGTGATTTTCGAACCCACGCCGCAGGAATTTTTCGCAACGGAACGCTCGCCGGCCAGGCTGACGCGATTCGGTGAGAAATATCACTTGCTCGAAGAAGCAGGCGTGGACAAGCTGGTTTGCCTCAAGTTTGGCAGCGAATTGTCGGCGATGAGCCCGCGCGAATTTGTGCAACGGCTACTCGTAGCCGGCATGCAGCTACGGCACCTGGCCATCGGCGATGATTTTCGTTTTGGCAAAGACCGGGCCGGCGATTTCAGTTTCCTGGCGCAAGCGGGGGAACAGGCCGGTTTTACGGTCTCAAGAACGGATAGCTTTGTGCTGGATGCTGCCAGGGTCAGCAGCAGCGGAATTCGCCAGGCGCTGAAGCAGGGCGACCTGGCGCAGGCGGAGCGCTGGCTGGGCAGGCCATACGGCATGAAGGGGCGGGTGATCGAAGGCGAAAAGCTGGGACGCCGGCTGGGATTTCCCACCGCCAATATTCATCCACGGCGGACGGTTTGCCCGGTACACGGCATTTACGCGGTGCGCGTAAACGGCGCGGGCCTCGAGCGGTGGCCCGGCGTGGCGAGCATCGGCAGCCGGCCGACGGTGACCGATGGTGAGGAAATCGTACTGGAGGTGCACCTGTTCGATTTCTCGGGCAATCTTTACGGTGCATCGCTGGAAGTATTGTTGTTGCACAAACTGCGGGAAGAGAAGCATTTTGCAAGCGTCGAGGCTTTGACCGAAGCGATGAAAAACGACGCCGACCAGGCCCGCCAGTTACTGGCGATGGATTAA
- the murJ gene encoding murein biosynthesis integral membrane protein MurJ, translating to MSRSLFRSTSVVGGMTLLSRIFGLLRDMVFSRFFGAGMVMDAFFVAFKIPNFMRRLFGEGAFSQAFVPVISEYKTTREPEEVRELAEATAGTLGFLLLVITVIGVFAAPVLIVLFAPGWFMDEPEKYSLATSMLRLTFPYLLFISLTALAGGILNTYGRFGSPAFTPVLLNLVLIGFAILVAPTSANPGVALAAGVFVAGVVQLLFQVPFLWRIGFRPRFRWGVHHEGVRKIGRLMLPALFGSSVAQVNLLLDTLIASFLITGSISWLYYSDRLMEFPLGVFGIALATVILPGLSKNHASQDHAEFSAMLDWALRLVCLIAVPAAIGLLVLARPMLTTIFQYGAFDVRDVHMAGFSLMAYALGLLGFTLVKVLAPGYFSRQDTKTPVRIGLIALAVNLVLNLSFVITMTRTGFEAPHTGLALATSLAAFVNAGLLYRGLRRDGVYLPGPGWGGLIGKVALASSVMAIGIVYLAGPLDPWLAAAGATRVSWLLGCVLAGAAAYFATLALLGVRPADFRSGLRGKSGGPSV from the coding sequence GTGAGCCGTAGTCTTTTCCGATCCACCTCCGTGGTCGGCGGCATGACCTTGCTTTCGCGGATTTTCGGCTTGCTCCGGGATATGGTGTTTTCCCGGTTCTTTGGCGCCGGTATGGTCATGGATGCCTTCTTCGTGGCGTTCAAGATTCCCAACTTCATGCGCCGCCTGTTCGGAGAGGGCGCGTTTTCCCAGGCTTTCGTACCGGTTATTTCGGAATACAAGACCACCCGAGAGCCTGAAGAGGTCCGCGAGCTGGCCGAAGCCACGGCCGGCACCCTGGGGTTCCTGCTGCTGGTCATCACGGTCATCGGCGTGTTTGCCGCGCCGGTGCTGATTGTCTTGTTCGCCCCGGGCTGGTTTATGGACGAGCCTGAGAAATATTCGTTGGCGACATCGATGCTGCGGCTGACTTTTCCCTATTTGTTGTTCATATCGCTGACTGCGCTGGCCGGCGGGATCCTGAATACCTACGGCCGATTTGGCTCGCCGGCCTTTACCCCGGTACTGCTGAACCTGGTTCTGATCGGTTTTGCAATCCTGGTTGCGCCGACCAGCGCCAATCCGGGCGTGGCCCTTGCCGCCGGTGTATTTGTCGCCGGGGTCGTCCAGTTGCTGTTCCAGGTGCCGTTTCTCTGGCGCATCGGTTTCCGGCCGCGGTTCCGCTGGGGAGTTCACCACGAAGGCGTTCGCAAGATTGGCCGCCTGATGCTGCCCGCGTTGTTTGGTTCCTCGGTCGCGCAGGTCAACCTGCTGCTGGATACCTTGATCGCTTCCTTCCTGATAACCGGCAGCATCAGCTGGCTTTATTACTCGGACCGGTTGATGGAGTTTCCGTTGGGGGTCTTCGGCATTGCGTTGGCCACGGTCATCCTGCCCGGGTTGTCAAAAAATCATGCCAGCCAGGACCATGCGGAGTTTTCCGCGATGCTGGACTGGGCGCTCAGGCTGGTTTGCCTGATCGCGGTACCGGCGGCGATTGGCCTGCTGGTCCTGGCCAGGCCCATGCTGACGACCATTTTTCAATACGGCGCGTTCGATGTCCGGGATGTGCATATGGCCGGGTTCAGCCTGATGGCCTACGCGCTGGGATTGCTCGGATTTACGCTGGTCAAGGTGCTGGCGCCGGGATATTTCTCCCGCCAGGACACCAAGACGCCGGTGCGTATCGGTTTGATTGCCCTGGCGGTCAACCTGGTTCTGAACCTGTCATTCGTCATCACGATGACGCGAACGGGCTTCGAGGCGCCGCACACCGGTCTTGCTCTGGCCACATCGTTGGCGGCTTTCGTCAACGCAGGCCTGTTGTATCGGGGCCTGCGCCGCGACGGGGTTTATCTGCCCGGCCCGGGCTGGGGTGGTCTGATCGGGAAAGTCGCACTTGCCAGTTCGGTCATGGCGATCGGTATTGTTTACCTCGCGGGGCCGCTGGATCCTTGGTTGGCGGCGGCCGGGGCCACCCGCGTATCCTGGCTGCTGGGCTGCGTGCTGGCCGGCGCCGCCGCGTACTTTGCTACGCTGGCGTTACTGGGCGTCAGGCCCGCTGATTTCCGCAGTGGATTGCGTGGGAAAAGCGGCGGCCCTTCCGTATAA
- the rpsT gene encoding 30S ribosomal protein S20, which yields MANIKSAQKRARQNIVRRAHNMAQRSSLRTSIKKVVVAIASGDKEAASAAYKAATPKIDSMADKGIIHRNKAARHKSRLNQHIQDMK from the coding sequence GTGGCCAATATCAAATCAGCCCAGAAACGCGCCAGGCAGAACATCGTACGGCGCGCCCACAACATGGCACAGCGCTCGAGCCTGCGCACTTCCATCAAGAAGGTGGTGGTCGCGATTGCCAGTGGCGACAAGGAAGCAGCCAGCGCGGCCTACAAAGCAGCCACCCCAAAAATTGACAGCATGGCCGACAAGGGCATCATCCACAGGAACAAAGCTGCCCGACACAAAAGCCGTCTGAACCAGCATATCCAGGATATGAAATAA